A window from Peromyscus eremicus chromosome 5, PerEre_H2_v1, whole genome shotgun sequence encodes these proteins:
- the Stmnd1 gene encoding stathmin domain-containing protein 1 isoform X2, producing MGSLPGTIPESSPPPSKINGSINLDDTVANGIINKPQLLESRERPKSSDILEELIVQGIIQSRSKVFRNGESYDVMVDTTEKPLRKPPARLKKLKVKKEVKDFTIQDIEEKMQAAEERRKTKNEEIRKRLRSDRLPPTANSSDAAEPGRVEALFAKGLPAVSTPALQRSYVQEGEPLKRKKGESDVAPMIRNDTCAGLGIVESDMYYNQEDDIF from the exons ATGGGAAGCTTGCCTGGGACTATTCCAGAAAGTTCTCCACCTCCAAGTAAAATAAATGGGAGCATAAATTTAG ATGACACAGTGGCCAATGGAATAATCAATAAACCCCAACTCCTGGAAAGTCGGGAGCGACCAAAGTCATCAGACATCCTGGAAGAGTTAATTGTCCAAGGAATCATACAGAGCCGAAGCAAAGTATTTAGAAATGGAGAGTCATATGATGTCATG GTGGACACTACTGAAAAGCCACTGAGAAAGCCACCGGCCAGACTGAAAAAGCTTAAGGTGAAAAAGGAGGTAAAAGATTTCACAATCCAAGACATAGAAGAAAAGATGCAGGCGGCCGAGGAACGCCGAAAG acaaaaaatgaggaaataagAAAACGGCTACGGAGTGACCGACTTCCGCCCACCGCTAACTCTTCAGATGCAGCTGAACCAGGAAGGGTGGAGGCTCTGTTTGCAAAAGGTCTCCCAGCTGTGAGCACCCCTGCTTTGCAGAGGTCCTACGTGCAGGAAGGAGAGCCACTAAAAAGGAAGAAGGGTGAAAGTGATGTGGCCCCGATGATTAGGAACGACACCTGCGCAGGTTTGGGGATTGTGGAGTCAGACATGTATTACAACCAAGAGGATGACATATTCTAA
- the Stmnd1 gene encoding stathmin domain-containing protein 1 isoform X1 — MMADVRVTSSKENCSPQTEAARPKDTVDNAESLYQQAQMGSLPGTIPESSPPPSKINGSINLDDTVANGIINKPQLLESRERPKSSDILEELIVQGIIQSRSKVFRNGESYDVMVDTTEKPLRKPPARLKKLKVKKEVKDFTIQDIEEKMQAAEERRKTKNEEIRKRLRSDRLPPTANSSDAAEPGRVEALFAKGLPAVSTPALQRSYVQEGEPLKRKKGESDVAPMIRNDTCAGLGIVESDMYYNQEDDIF, encoded by the exons atgatg GCTGATGTCAGAGTTACTTCTTCCAAAGAGAATTGCAGCCCCCAAACTGAAGCTGCACGGCCCAAGGACACTGTAGACAATGCTGAAAGTCTGTACCAACAAGCCCAGATGGGAAGCTTGCCTGGGACTATTCCAGAAAGTTCTCCACCTCCAAGTAAAATAAATGGGAGCATAAATTTAG ATGACACAGTGGCCAATGGAATAATCAATAAACCCCAACTCCTGGAAAGTCGGGAGCGACCAAAGTCATCAGACATCCTGGAAGAGTTAATTGTCCAAGGAATCATACAGAGCCGAAGCAAAGTATTTAGAAATGGAGAGTCATATGATGTCATG GTGGACACTACTGAAAAGCCACTGAGAAAGCCACCGGCCAGACTGAAAAAGCTTAAGGTGAAAAAGGAGGTAAAAGATTTCACAATCCAAGACATAGAAGAAAAGATGCAGGCGGCCGAGGAACGCCGAAAG acaaaaaatgaggaaataagAAAACGGCTACGGAGTGACCGACTTCCGCCCACCGCTAACTCTTCAGATGCAGCTGAACCAGGAAGGGTGGAGGCTCTGTTTGCAAAAGGTCTCCCAGCTGTGAGCACCCCTGCTTTGCAGAGGTCCTACGTGCAGGAAGGAGAGCCACTAAAAAGGAAGAAGGGTGAAAGTGATGTGGCCCCGATGATTAGGAACGACACCTGCGCAGGTTTGGGGATTGTGGAGTCAGACATGTATTACAACCAAGAGGATGACATATTCTAA
- the LOC131911098 gene encoding large ribosomal subunit protein eL21-like, producing MTNTKGKRRGTRYMFSRPFREHGVVPLATYMRINKKGDIVDIKGMGTVQKGMPHKCYHGKTGRVYNVPQHALGIIVNKQVKGKILAKRITVRTEHIKHSKSRDSFLKRVKENDQKKKEAKEKGTWVQRKRQPAPPGEAHFVRTNGKEPELLEPIPYEFMA from the coding sequence ATGACGAAcacaaagggaaagaggagggggacCCGCTATATGTTCTCCAGGCCTTTTAGGGAACATGGAGTTGTTCCTTTAGCTACTTACATGCGAATCAACAAAAAAGGTGATATTGTAGACATCAAGGGAATGGGCACTGTTCAAAAAGGAATGCCTCATAAGTGTTACCATGGCAAAACCGGAAGAGTCTACAATGTCCCCCAGCATGCCCTGGGCATCATTGTAAACAAGCAAGTTAAGGGCAAGATTCTTGCCAAGAGAATTACTGTGCGGACTGAGCACATCAAGCACTCTAAGAGCCGAGACAGCTTCCTGAAGCGGGTGAAGGAGAACgaccagaagaaaaaggaagccaaGGAGAAGGGCACCTGGGTGCAGCGGAAGCGCCAGCCCGCCCCACCTGGAGAAGCACACTTTGTGAGGACTAACGGGAAGGAGCCTGAGCTGCTGGAGCCCATTCCATACGAATTCATGGCCTAA